A genomic region of Arachis hypogaea cultivar Tifrunner chromosome 5, arahy.Tifrunner.gnm2.J5K5, whole genome shotgun sequence contains the following coding sequences:
- the LOC112803806 gene encoding uncharacterized protein, whose translation MIVNKILVDGRAAVNLMPERMMGRLEKIEKDLIKSSIGVTDFNGRTSSVRGVVLLSIEVDSINRPTLFVVVPSKADFNLLLGRDWIYEMDAILSTLHQKLIFWNEDGGVEEVLTRNIRRIKYNQILVNRGSPP comes from the coding sequence ATGATAGTCAATAAGATTTTGGTTGACGGGAGAGCTGCTGTTAATCTCAtgcctgaaagaatgatgggaaggcttgaaaaaattgaaaaagatctgATTAAAAGTAGCATTGGGGTAACAGATTTTAATGGAAGGACTTCTTCTGTTAGAGGTGTGGTTCTGCTGTCAATTGAGGTTGATTCTATCAATAGGCCGACTCTATTTGTTGTGGTTCCTTCAAAGGCTGATTTTAACTTGCTTTTGGGACGTGATTGGATTTATGAAATGGATGCTATTCTATCCACTTTacatcaaaaattgattttctggaATGAAGATGGAGGAGTGGAAGAAGTTCTTACCCGAAATATTAGAAGAATTAAGTATAATCAAATCCTTGTGAACAGAGGAAGCCCACCATAG